The following coding sequences lie in one Mucilaginibacter sp. KACC 22773 genomic window:
- a CDS encoding SMI1/KNR4 family protein — MDIKYLTLLNNNRSVTNQGSGFVKTLGPITEAEILSLEAKYNNGHTFPAALRELLFLAGNYCYVLDYGLSDTQEELQQYARRNLTAFGRTFSIERPFYVIDVYGGSDQFVFVYLDQGQDPMTYQAVLYKQPASEGFWIRELDINLSKYIESGIKKILSGINPF; from the coding sequence ATGGATATCAAATATTTAACACTATTAAATAACAATCGTTCCGTTACAAATCAAGGATCTGGTTTTGTTAAAACATTAGGGCCAATAACTGAAGCGGAAATTCTCAGTTTAGAAGCTAAATATAACAACGGGCATACCTTTCCGGCTGCTCTCCGGGAACTACTCTTTCTTGCAGGCAACTATTGTTATGTATTGGATTACGGTTTAAGTGATACCCAGGAAGAGTTGCAACAGTATGCCAGGAGAAACCTTACTGCGTTCGGTCGTACATTTAGTATAGAACGTCCTTTTTATGTTATTGACGTGTACGGTGGGTCCGACCAGTTCGTGTTCGTGTATCTCGATCAGGGACAAGATCCCATGACCTATCAAGCGGTGTTGTATAAACAGCCGGCGAGCGAAGGTTTCTGGATCCGTGAATTAGACATTAATTTATCTAAGTATATCGAGTCGGGAATAAAAAAGATATTAAGTGGAATAAATCCATTCTGA
- a CDS encoding YybH family protein: MKTKHMLAAVIGLTYTIACNYCAAQASGNPARKSIEKNNKLYVALFTRADKSIVNLYTEDAALFAPNMSPIAGKKALVKDFDDTFKAGKVKGVHFQTINVYGNGAEFLTEEGNWRVFGRDGKTIDEGKYLKLWKLTKSGWKIFRDAFNSNHK, encoded by the coding sequence ATGAAAACAAAACACATGTTAGCAGCAGTAATCGGGTTAACTTATACTATTGCCTGTAATTATTGCGCCGCCCAGGCATCCGGCAATCCCGCCAGGAAATCTATTGAAAAAAACAACAAGCTTTATGTTGCGCTATTTACAAGAGCCGACAAATCTATTGTCAATTTATATACGGAAGATGCGGCTTTGTTCGCCCCGAACATGTCTCCGATAGCCGGTAAAAAAGCACTGGTAAAAGATTTTGATGATACCTTCAAAGCAGGAAAAGTAAAAGGTGTTCATTTCCAAACCATAAATGTATATGGAAACGGCGCCGAGTTCCTGACAGAAGAAGGAAATTGGCGGGTATTTGGCAGGGACGGCAAAACTATTGATGAGGGCAAGTATTTAAAATTGTGGAAACTGACCAAAAGCGGATGGAAAATTTTCAGGGATGCTTTCAATAGTAATCATAAATAA
- a CDS encoding ISAon1 family transposase codes for MDNHPISSHLLGKLYEVDGKQLGQQYKDHLSDFHSWGQKWHAEEWMLFADNIGPYLSIDETALSNGELYTIVTNKEAKGGKKAIVAMIKGTQAEQIMAVLERVPVRKRNKVKEVTMDMAANMIKAIRRCFSNAVRVVDRFHVQKLAYDAAQEARIKYRWEALEQENKAIEDAKKNKQSYQPEVFSNGDTLKQLLARSRYLLFKHPSKWTVSQKERADLLFPRYPLLLKAYNLSVRLGQIFTICKDKQQAFKRLAIWYNDVEDAGIESFKTVARSVKSHYESILNFFDNRSTNASAESFNAKLKAFRASLRGVRDTSFFLFRLAKIYA; via the coding sequence TTGGATAATCATCCTATTAGCAGCCATTTGTTAGGCAAGTTATATGAGGTGGACGGCAAGCAGCTCGGTCAGCAATATAAAGATCACCTGAGTGATTTTCACAGCTGGGGTCAGAAATGGCATGCAGAGGAGTGGATGCTGTTTGCAGATAATATAGGCCCTTACCTGAGTATAGATGAAACCGCCTTAAGCAACGGAGAACTGTATACCATTGTTACCAATAAAGAAGCCAAAGGTGGTAAAAAGGCTATCGTAGCGATGATAAAAGGCACACAGGCCGAACAGATTATGGCTGTACTGGAGCGAGTACCTGTCCGTAAAAGGAATAAAGTTAAGGAAGTGACGATGGATATGGCTGCTAACATGATCAAGGCTATCCGCAGGTGCTTTTCTAATGCTGTGCGTGTTGTTGACCGGTTCCATGTACAAAAGCTGGCCTATGATGCTGCACAGGAAGCAAGGATCAAATATCGCTGGGAAGCATTAGAGCAAGAGAACAAAGCAATAGAGGACGCTAAAAAAAACAAGCAAAGCTATCAGCCTGAAGTATTTAGCAACGGGGATACTTTAAAACAATTACTGGCCAGAAGCAGGTATCTGCTATTTAAACACCCATCTAAGTGGACTGTATCACAGAAAGAAAGAGCTGATCTGTTGTTTCCAAGGTATCCCTTGCTGCTCAAAGCCTACAACCTGTCAGTCCGGCTGGGGCAGATTTTCACTATCTGTAAAGACAAGCAGCAGGCGTTTAAAAGACTGGCAATCTGGTATAATGATGTAGAAGATGCAGGAATTGAATCTTTTAAAACCGTTGCAAGATCTGTCAAATCGCATTATGAATCTATCCTAAACTTCTTCGATAACAGAAGTACCAACGCCTCGGCAGAATCTTTCAATGCTAAGCTCAAAGCTTTTAGAGCATCTTTAAGAGGTGTAAGAGATACTTCTTTCTTCTTATTCAGACTTGCTAAAATATATGCCTGA
- a CDS encoding PKD domain-containing protein, with the protein MIITCLFTFNGAAFSQSKNILNVNPYTGTATANIPIYTVASGDVSIPVYLTYNTVGVKIKDGENNAGMSWQLVAGGQITRTLRGLPDDCKKDLAGNARLGWLYNTDGTKINSFSIANDNTKTCSLETQDITYINTNFGDLSDTEPDLFNVSAPGLSCQFVFDSNHNIKTIPYKDVKITYTTDANGLINTISVLDNKGITYLFSVTETVTRQTNSTYTVNFFKTAYNQYKNGINYNLKWSLTSMSDVNGNQVTLNYTAPSQSSVTSTPVSLNLGAANSTTTRAFQYSITESHTNTGLVSEILDAGYNTLSFTYANNTNGNNYNISNIQGFGRNINFRYTYFVGSGNIVIRNFLASVSESSCDYPMGYKFGYYGNQTTILPDTSTKQVDYWGYYSNSQANTTLLPSVNINPSNSSYPRYQNSASGTVGSDYSISLTGAARAADPANVMAGTLNSITYSGGGTTSIVYESNDYLDAPSNTVVKGGGIRIKQITDYDGLSTANNIVKNYSYTDPATNISTGRPLTLPLYSFAIPYTGTGTNAVLWNYSTARSETDLSAEDESIVYNKVKMSQTGLGSTLYEYLSPVNYWTISASPDWTSTINDIARTNCANADFTKNDIYSYPFAPNTNYDFERGRLSKVTEFNDGGQEVAETAYSYIRTASPTIITALRFDNNLSSVAYAKYNIYTSCDELIASTTKKVFDSNTQAQSQASTTTYAYSSTQHKLVTQISSTNSDGSINTQNISYIKDYTIPGTTDANLLAIKNLQALNINVPVEKIFNVQRNGVVKTIGAELIKFNSFIPSTATLYLPNQKLSFVAVDGVTNFASLAVSSGTTVYDSRYTPTQNYVWYDAAGNLTSVNDNNKHFKTVITNRFSNQPTLMADHVNYNEMAYNDFENSTNGNIFSVTGAATITSSRTGLYALGLQSSGSLSSTIIRNQQTKNYVFSCWLNSASTGTITLAITSGGTTVNYPMTFINSSGAWVYREMRIPTGSLAASFSVSFSSNAAISIDDVLFYPEIAQVTTYAYDNVTHFKTAETNTDGVSNYYKYDQYGRLLFKYDQDKQIVQSKSYIRKSDLSTVIVQPSFSVTGGLYQPDPFIFTNNTTINGCFVVDDLIYSWDFGDGTTATGTNAIHTFSAAGTYTVTLTASSVRYGQFTSTYNVSVATGSTPVKIVYSNNSNGGSITNISFYKGSYLIYSFSTATLSAGTAKVVPDLYTIKVSTSGTSSTLKSFTYQLGSAFTCYPNSATNPIFTFTGDMRNTTASTVAFVIDFATCGL; encoded by the coding sequence TTGATAATAACATGCTTATTTACCTTTAATGGTGCCGCCTTCTCACAGAGTAAAAACATTTTAAACGTTAACCCTTATACCGGGACAGCAACTGCTAACATACCAATTTATACTGTGGCCAGTGGTGATGTAAGCATACCAGTCTATCTTACTTATAATACGGTTGGTGTAAAAATTAAAGATGGAGAAAATAATGCAGGTATGAGTTGGCAATTGGTTGCGGGGGGACAAATTACAAGAACCTTACGCGGCTTACCCGACGATTGCAAGAAAGACCTGGCGGGCAATGCGCGCTTAGGTTGGCTATACAATACTGACGGCACAAAAATAAATAGCTTTTCGATTGCTAACGACAATACCAAAACGTGTTCACTCGAAACGCAGGATATAACTTATATCAATACTAATTTTGGTGATTTATCAGATACTGAACCGGATCTTTTTAATGTCAGTGCCCCAGGTTTGTCTTGCCAGTTTGTTTTTGATAGCAATCACAATATCAAGACAATCCCTTACAAGGATGTAAAAATAACATACACAACCGATGCTAATGGTTTGATTAATACTATTAGTGTGCTAGATAACAAGGGCATAACCTATCTTTTTTCTGTCACTGAAACAGTTACCAGGCAAACTAATAGCACCTATACGGTTAATTTTTTCAAAACAGCTTATAATCAGTATAAGAATGGCATAAATTACAATCTGAAGTGGTCATTAACCAGTATGTCGGACGTAAACGGTAATCAGGTTACGTTAAATTACACTGCACCGAGTCAATCTTCGGTAACATCAACCCCAGTGAGCTTGAATTTAGGAGCAGCGAACAGCACAACTACAAGGGCCTTTCAATATTCTATTACGGAGTCACATACCAACACCGGGTTGGTTTCAGAAATTCTTGATGCCGGTTATAATACACTTTCATTTACTTATGCCAATAATACGAATGGCAACAATTATAACATTTCAAATATTCAAGGATTTGGCCGAAATATAAATTTTCGTTATACATATTTTGTCGGCAGCGGTAATATAGTGATAAGGAATTTCCTGGCCTCAGTTTCTGAATCTTCTTGCGACTATCCTATGGGATACAAGTTTGGGTATTATGGAAATCAAACTACAATTTTGCCCGACACCAGCACCAAACAGGTAGATTATTGGGGCTATTATAGCAATAGTCAGGCGAATACCACGCTGTTGCCATCTGTGAATATTAACCCCTCAAATAGCTCTTATCCAAGATATCAGAACTCCGCCTCGGGAACAGTTGGAAGCGATTATTCCATATCCCTTACGGGAGCAGCCCGGGCTGCAGACCCGGCAAACGTTATGGCCGGAACTTTAAATTCGATTACATATTCTGGCGGTGGTACTACTTCGATAGTTTATGAGTCGAATGATTATCTGGATGCACCATCAAACACGGTTGTAAAAGGCGGAGGTATAAGGATTAAACAAATTACTGATTATGATGGGCTTAGTACTGCAAATAACATTGTTAAAAATTACAGCTATACAGATCCGGCGACGAATATATCGACAGGCAGGCCTTTGACTTTGCCCTTATATTCGTTTGCAATACCCTATACAGGCACAGGCACAAATGCCGTTTTGTGGAATTATTCAACAGCGAGGTCTGAGACCGATTTATCCGCAGAAGACGAATCGATTGTTTATAACAAAGTCAAGATGAGTCAAACAGGATTAGGCAGCACGCTGTACGAATACTTGTCACCTGTCAATTATTGGACGATAAGCGCAAGCCCTGACTGGACATCAACAATAAATGATATAGCACGAACAAATTGCGCCAATGCTGATTTTACCAAAAATGATATTTATTCATACCCATTTGCTCCCAATACGAATTACGATTTTGAGCGGGGCCGTCTAAGTAAAGTAACAGAATTTAATGACGGCGGACAGGAAGTTGCCGAAACAGCATACAGCTATATTCGAACGGCATCGCCGACAATTATTACAGCATTGAGATTCGATAATAATCTCTCAAGTGTAGCTTATGCGAAGTATAATATTTATACATCATGTGACGAACTAATCGCCTCAACGACAAAAAAAGTTTTTGATTCAAACACACAGGCACAAAGTCAGGCTTCAACCACCACTTATGCATATTCAAGCACGCAACATAAATTAGTTACTCAAATAAGTTCGACCAATAGCGACGGAAGTATAAATACGCAAAACATCAGCTATATTAAAGACTATACAATTCCCGGCACAACAGATGCGAATCTTTTAGCCATAAAAAACCTTCAGGCACTTAATATAAATGTCCCTGTCGAAAAGATATTTAATGTACAACGCAATGGCGTAGTAAAAACCATTGGTGCAGAACTGATAAAGTTTAATAGTTTTATTCCGTCTACAGCTACGTTATATCTGCCAAACCAAAAGCTTTCATTTGTTGCAGTAGATGGCGTTACAAATTTTGCATCATTGGCCGTGAGTTCCGGTACCACTGTATACGATTCGCGGTATACACCCACTCAAAATTACGTTTGGTATGACGCCGCAGGGAATTTAACCAGTGTTAACGATAATAATAAGCATTTCAAAACCGTAATAACCAACCGTTTTTCGAACCAGCCAACATTAATGGCCGACCATGTTAATTATAATGAGATGGCTTATAATGACTTTGAAAATTCGACAAATGGAAATATTTTCAGTGTTACCGGAGCGGCCACCATCACATCGAGCCGAACCGGCCTATATGCCCTGGGCTTACAATCTAGCGGCTCATTAAGTAGTACCATCATCCGTAATCAACAGACAAAAAACTATGTGTTTTCTTGTTGGTTAAACTCCGCGAGTACAGGAACTATAACCTTAGCGATAACAAGTGGTGGAACGACGGTCAATTACCCGATGACTTTTATTAACTCATCCGGGGCATGGGTCTATCGTGAGATGAGGATACCGACAGGAAGCTTAGCCGCAAGTTTTTCTGTTAGCTTTTCAAGCAATGCGGCTATAAGCATTGATGATGTTTTATTTTATCCGGAAATCGCACAGGTAACTACGTATGCCTACGATAATGTCACGCATTTCAAGACCGCAGAAACGAATACTGATGGCGTTTCTAACTATTATAAATACGACCAATATGGACGGCTACTTTTTAAATATGATCAGGACAAACAAATTGTTCAAAGCAAGTCTTATATACGGAAAAGCGACTTATCGACAGTAATAGTCCAGCCTTCATTTTCAGTTACCGGCGGCCTGTATCAACCTGATCCATTCATATTTACCAATAACACAACAATTAATGGTTGTTTCGTGGTTGACGATTTGATTTATTCATGGGATTTTGGTGATGGAACAACGGCAACAGGCACCAATGCCATCCATACTTTTTCGGCAGCCGGCACTTATACCGTTACCCTGACAGCTTCATCCGTAAGGTATGGTCAGTTTACCTCGACTTACAACGTCTCGGTTGCAACGGGATCCACGCCTGTTAAAATAGTGTATTCCAATAATTCCAACGGCGGATCAATAACAAACATCAGCTTTTACAAAGGTTCATATCTTATTTATTCATTCAGCACTGCCACATTATCGGCAGGAACAGCAAAGGTTGTTCCGGACTTATACACAATAAAAGTTTCAACATCTGGCACATCCAGCACCCTTAAAAGTTTTACTTATCAGCTTGGCTCTGCTTTTACATGCTATCCAAATTCTGCAACAAATCCCATTTTTACGTTTACAGGTGATATGCGAAACACAACGGCATCAACAGTTGCTTTTGTAATAGACTTTGCGACCTGCGGCTTGTAA
- a CDS encoding DUF6443 domain-containing protein, producing MIVLKIRLILTRVIFLFAISFSIVTTGYAQAVTDYKAYEENTTVRVGNVTTGDQVLALTNGQKSTTRTYLDGLGRTIQAVNIQASPVGKDLIQPAAYDATGNQPYEYLPYPGTDGTGSFRAASNADLLTFYSNGTGTKTASDGSPFSQRVFESSPLHRLLKEGAVGDGFQPTQHYTSANYRPNTSADNVILWGVDGSYNNNYSANTLSVSDLTDADGAETLLFKDINGHTVLKRQLANQTVNGITETYFDTYYIYNNAGLISYIVPPKAVAIMLYTTHSYLLSQAGVNKLIFTFVYDGMGRLVEKTVPGSAVLYMVYDPLNRPVLMQDGNLRKTNQWNYIKYDADGRAASQGIYTDATNTSRVLMQQYVSGLTGYGTTWFESRSGTAINSGYYTNNVFPTANISPLAYAYFDDYDLNQDASYVADFNYAIQGLTGEAAQTTYTKGLPTIICKRSVGSGLSNIWLTSVIFYDKHGNVIQVQSNNQLNYTSITALTDSKTYVPDFTGKTIQSKVIKVTAAGTAGTNTILTTFTYDPDNTRVAAIDQKYNAQAVIHIATYAYNELGQLVKKSLGPNPNPLQSVDYRYNIRGQLLSINNSTLTNDSGTINSNGETNDLFGMNLLYDKVDANVGNTASYSGRITGIKWMAKNNSNVNTNERSYKYTYDPLNRLTQSVYAERLSGNTGTFSLNADGFDESGITYDENGNLITLKRNSSTIGGSSNNQVDNLTYTYSAANPNQLQSVTDGSGANYTGYGFRNLTGSTTGYGYDISGNGNLTNDYYKGLSIAYNVLNRTDKITVTTSANRYIYYTYDAVGKLLRKQQYDNGTLGTTTDYIDGYVYVNNTLSYFSMPEGRVVYVSATQLKPEYIISDQQGNARFGFQDNGSDAIQIVQENSYYAFGLNMAVSTVTIPTVPNRRLYNGGSEWQNDYANLPDYYQTGYRNYDAALSRFVAVDPNAETAESLTSYQYAGNNPVMNNDPMGNTINQNPNGPFIVPQPPLPDPDGPSNDPSSLSDDDLLAAAQAGDPAALEAYGKRFGTTIYQAGNSVSIYSQLGSYHGYDINFAANGSFINATYVEGNQGAISATQNGNAIGEVSLLTLLYLNNMLDQAEQGGEIPEGYSHAFDATALATDFHGITTTPITTFIKDAGESFVKYNRIVGGVGAVASLATVGVHLYNHQATWKDGVSGTLGVANLVLIAIPGIGEAAIGLELGVAAITLGWDAWNAYEEAHSKEK from the coding sequence ATGATTGTTTTAAAAATTCGGCTGATTCTCACAAGGGTTATTTTTTTGTTTGCCATATCTTTTTCTATTGTAACAACAGGTTACGCTCAGGCCGTTACCGATTATAAAGCATACGAGGAAAATACTACCGTGCGGGTCGGAAATGTCACCACTGGTGATCAGGTTTTAGCACTTACTAACGGGCAAAAGTCAACAACGCGCACGTATTTGGATGGCCTTGGCCGTACTATTCAAGCCGTTAACATTCAAGCCAGCCCCGTTGGAAAGGACCTGATACAGCCAGCGGCTTATGACGCGACGGGAAATCAACCTTATGAATATCTTCCCTATCCCGGTACCGATGGCACAGGAAGCTTTAGGGCCGCGTCAAATGCGGATTTGCTGACGTTTTATTCCAACGGAACAGGTACAAAGACCGCATCTGATGGTTCCCCTTTTAGTCAGCGCGTATTTGAATCCAGTCCCCTACACCGATTGTTAAAAGAAGGAGCTGTTGGGGACGGGTTCCAACCGACCCAGCATTATACCTCCGCTAATTACCGGCCAAATACTTCTGCCGATAATGTAATACTTTGGGGAGTTGACGGTAGTTATAATAACAACTATTCGGCAAATACGCTATCAGTGAGTGATCTTACAGATGCTGACGGAGCCGAAACGCTTCTTTTTAAGGATATCAACGGGCACACCGTGTTGAAACGGCAGCTAGCCAATCAAACCGTAAACGGGATAACTGAAACCTATTTTGATACCTACTACATTTACAATAATGCAGGACTAATCAGTTATATCGTGCCCCCTAAAGCTGTAGCAATTATGCTTTATACAACGCATAGCTATTTGCTTTCACAAGCAGGTGTTAATAAACTCATTTTTACTTTTGTTTATGATGGAATGGGGCGATTGGTTGAAAAAACTGTCCCTGGGTCAGCAGTATTATACATGGTTTATGATCCGCTCAATCGGCCTGTTCTAATGCAAGACGGAAACTTGCGTAAAACAAATCAGTGGAATTACATCAAATATGATGCGGACGGCAGGGCAGCCAGCCAGGGGATTTATACTGATGCAACCAATACTTCGCGGGTATTAATGCAACAATATGTATCTGGTTTAACTGGCTATGGTACAACGTGGTTTGAAAGCCGCAGCGGTACTGCAATCAATAGCGGTTATTATACTAACAATGTATTTCCTACTGCTAATATCAGCCCGCTGGCGTATGCTTATTTTGATGATTATGACTTAAATCAAGATGCTTCTTATGTTGCTGATTTCAATTACGCAATTCAGGGCCTGACCGGTGAGGCCGCGCAGACAACATACACAAAAGGACTGCCTACGATTATCTGCAAAAGGTCTGTTGGGAGTGGTTTGAGCAATATTTGGCTCACAAGCGTGATTTTTTATGATAAACATGGCAATGTAATACAGGTGCAAAGCAACAACCAGCTTAATTATACCAGTATCACGGCTTTAACCGATTCTAAAACTTATGTGCCGGATTTTACAGGTAAAACAATACAGTCGAAAGTTATAAAAGTAACAGCGGCCGGAACAGCAGGCACCAATACGATATTGACGACCTTTACTTATGATCCCGATAATACCCGTGTCGCTGCTATAGATCAAAAATATAATGCTCAGGCTGTAATTCATATAGCTACTTATGCGTATAATGAGCTAGGCCAACTGGTAAAGAAGAGCCTGGGCCCGAATCCCAATCCGCTACAATCGGTGGACTACAGGTATAATATCAGGGGCCAATTGTTAAGTATTAATAACAGCACACTTACCAATGACAGCGGAACAATCAATTCCAACGGCGAAACTAATGATCTGTTCGGCATGAATTTGCTGTATGATAAGGTAGATGCTAATGTTGGTAATACGGCGTCTTATTCTGGCCGTATCACCGGAATTAAATGGATGGCAAAAAACAATAGTAACGTAAATACAAATGAGCGAAGCTATAAATATACTTATGATCCGCTAAATAGGTTAACCCAATCCGTATATGCGGAACGGTTGTCAGGAAATACAGGTACTTTCAGCTTAAATGCAGATGGTTTTGACGAATCGGGAATTACCTATGATGAAAACGGTAATCTAATCACGTTAAAACGGAATTCATCCACTATCGGCGGGAGTTCCAATAATCAGGTAGACAACCTAACCTATACCTATAGCGCTGCCAACCCCAACCAGTTGCAAAGTGTTACTGACGGATCGGGGGCCAATTACACAGGTTATGGTTTTAGGAACTTAACCGGGAGTACAACAGGCTACGGATATGATATTAGCGGAAATGGCAATTTAACGAATGATTATTATAAAGGGTTGTCGATTGCTTATAACGTTTTAAACCGGACTGATAAGATTACAGTTACTACATCTGCTAACCGCTACATTTATTATACATATGACGCGGTTGGAAAGTTACTCCGGAAACAGCAATATGATAATGGAACGTTAGGGACTACGACAGATTACATAGATGGCTATGTTTATGTAAACAATACACTTTCTTATTTTTCCATGCCTGAAGGGCGGGTAGTTTACGTGAGCGCTACACAGCTAAAACCTGAATACATTATTAGTGACCAGCAAGGCAATGCCAGGTTCGGCTTTCAGGATAATGGGAGTGATGCCATTCAAATAGTACAAGAAAATAGTTATTATGCATTTGGGTTAAATATGGCTGTCAGTACAGTTACAATTCCAACTGTTCCTAATCGGCGCCTGTACAACGGGGGGAGCGAATGGCAAAATGACTATGCGAATTTGCCGGACTACTACCAAACGGGCTACCGCAATTACGATGCTGCACTATCCCGATTTGTAGCTGTTGATCCTAACGCTGAAACAGCCGAAAGCCTTACAAGCTACCAGTATGCGGGAAATAACCCTGTGATGAATAATGACCCTATGGGCAATACGATAAATCAAAATCCCAACGGCCCGTTTATAGTACCTCAACCGCCTCTTCCAGATCCAGACGGACCATCCAATGATCCAAGTTCGTTAAGCGATGATGACCTGTTGGCGGCAGCTCAGGCAGGGGATCCGGCAGCTTTGGAAGCTTATGGAAAGCGGTTTGGTACAACAATTTATCAGGCAGGCAATAGCGTAAGTATCTACAGCCAGCTTGGGTCCTATCACGGATATGATATAAATTTTGCAGCAAACGGAAGCTTCATCAATGCTACCTATGTTGAGGGTAATCAGGGAGCCATTTCAGCAACTCAAAACGGAAATGCCATAGGCGAAGTTAGCCTGCTTACACTATTGTATTTAAATAACATGCTTGATCAAGCTGAACAGGGAGGTGAAATACCTGAGGGATACTCACACGCTTTTGATGCGACCGCCTTGGCTACGGATTTCCATGGGATCACAACAACGCCAATTACAACCTTTATAAAAGATGCCGGCGAAAGTTTTGTTAAATACAATAGAATTGTTGGTGGAGTTGGAGCCGTTGCTAGTTTAGCTACCGTTGGCGTTCATTTGTATAATCACCAGGCAACCTGGAAAGATGGGGTCTCAGGTACACTTGGAGTAGCCAATTTGGTGCTGATAGCAATTCCTGGAATCGGAGAAGCGGCAATTGGACTGGAATTGGGAGTGGCTGCGATAACCTTAGGATGGGATGCCTGGAATGCTTATGAAGAAGCCCATAGTAAAGAGAAATAA
- a CDS encoding ISAon1 family transposase N-terminal region protein, protein MDVRSSESGQLNIYLEEKNLAPSGYEKPQLESRGFLPETAIQDFPIRGHKVALCIKRRRWEVKASGEIITRDWDLVRKGARMTTEFGTFLKGIFG, encoded by the coding sequence ATGGATGTTCGCTCATCTGAGAGCGGGCAATTGAACATTTACCTGGAAGAAAAGAACCTTGCTCCATCAGGTTATGAGAAGCCACAACTGGAATCCAGGGGCTTCTTACCGGAAACGGCCATACAGGATTTTCCTATTCGTGGCCATAAAGTAGCGCTTTGTATCAAAAGACGCAGATGGGAAGTAAAAGCAAGTGGTGAGATCATTACAAGAGACTGGGATTTAGTAAGGAAGGGAGCGCGGATGACTACAGAATTCGGCACTTTTTTAAAAGGTATATTTGGATAA
- a CDS encoding helix-turn-helix domain-containing protein, with the protein MKHYIQCYFVCGSDIAGFTQDKVFASGHVEIMFNLGTFGFQQIRDGGLVKQPGIQLWGQTILPFTFAAGGRHEMLGIRFFPHTAAFFFEERIAAFNNQLIDFAEIGGKAALLLHAKLMETGRLDRRIALVEEFLLSRLSLSERKLGKAALVNSIMRELTEDDFFENINAIASRYGVSSRYLQKVFLKYSGLSPHLFSKIARFQKSLHMVVEKEIPLTTIAHECGYFDQSHFIKDFKFFTGSAPSRFSPESSTDLSAALPN; encoded by the coding sequence TTGAAGCATTACATACAGTGTTATTTTGTGTGCGGATCTGATATTGCTGGGTTCACACAGGACAAGGTGTTTGCAAGCGGGCATGTGGAAATCATGTTCAATTTGGGGACATTTGGCTTTCAGCAGATCAGGGACGGCGGGCTGGTCAAACAACCCGGCATCCAGTTATGGGGACAAACCATTCTGCCTTTTACTTTTGCTGCCGGCGGCAGGCACGAGATGTTAGGCATCCGGTTTTTCCCCCATACGGCTGCGTTCTTTTTTGAGGAGCGCATAGCAGCATTTAATAATCAGCTCATCGATTTTGCGGAAATCGGCGGCAAGGCCGCGCTGCTGCTGCATGCAAAACTGATGGAAACCGGCCGCCTGGACCGGCGTATAGCATTGGTGGAAGAGTTTTTACTGTCCAGGCTTTCGCTTTCGGAAAGGAAACTCGGCAAAGCAGCGCTGGTCAATAGTATCATGCGCGAATTAACCGAGGATGATTTTTTTGAAAATATCAACGCTATTGCCTCGCGGTATGGCGTTTCATCACGTTATCTTCAAAAGGTGTTTTTGAAGTATTCCGGCCTAAGTCCTCATCTTTTCAGCAAGATAGCCCGGTTTCAAAAAAGCCTGCATATGGTCGTTGAAAAAGAGATCCCGCTGACTACCATTGCACACGAATGCGGGTATTTCGATCAATCCCATTTTATCAAAGACTTTAAGTTTTTTACCGGCTCGGCACCTTCGAGGTTTTCTCCTGAAAGTTCTACCGATCTGTCCGCCGCGCTTCCGAATTAA